CCAACGTGCGGCGCTGCAGCCCTGTGGTCTGCAGGCGCTCGGCCATGGCCGAACCCAGCCTCAGATCGGCTCCGATCAAGCGCAGTAACACTGCAAATAACGCAGTGCCCAAACTCAAAGCCAGCAACAGCTCCAACAGGGTGAAGCCCCTGGCGCATTGGCGATCCATCACCGGTTCAGCCCTCCTGAGGCAACGGCAAACACTGGCTGCTGCGCAACGCCTCTCCCTCCACTGGGGGAGAGGCCGCATAGCGGCCGATTCGGCTGATCCCCAAGGGCAGGCTCACCACCAGACAGGGGCTGGCGGACACCCGGGGATGGCGCAGCACCGTGGTGCCGCCATCGAGCAGCAACCCGTTCGCCGACACACGCACCACAGAGGGCAAATTGGTGTGCACCTTGATTCCGGTCTGGGCTGCGCCCTCCTGGAGCGAAAGCGCTGCACCACTGCACGGAGGCAAGGCGTCGCTTTCGGCCGCCAGCCAGGCCTCGGGACCAAGGGCCACAGCACAGGCCTGCTGATGCCGGCGGGCAGAGAGCCGGGCGCGT
The sequence above is a segment of the Synechococcus sp. PROS-7-1 genome. Coding sequences within it:
- a CDS encoding GspH/FimT family protein, which translates into the protein MKRVRNGFTLVEVMVVVAIVGITCSIGLVHAGADRDRLQLDAAARRLRLGLERARLSARRHQQACAVALGPEAWLAAESDALPPCSGAALSLQEGAAQTGIKVHTNLPSVVRVSANGLLLDGGTTVLRHPRVSASPCLVVSLPLGISRIGRYAASPPVEGEALRSSQCLPLPQEG